One genomic region from Solwaraspora sp. WMMD792 encodes:
- the upp gene encoding uracil phosphoribosyltransferase, translating to MRNVLVVDHPLAQSRLTAMRDARTDSAAFRAALHELTTMLVYEAARSFPVESFPVTTPVAPTDGTRLANPPLLVPVLRAGLGMADSALALLPESSMGFVGLARDEETYEPRAYLESLPVDLAGIPVLVLDPMLATGGSLEHCCRLLADRGATEITVLCVLAAPAGIDRLDRSGLPLRLVTASIDERLNEKMFIVPGLGDAGDRQFGGMPRF from the coding sequence GTGCGTAACGTTCTAGTCGTTGATCACCCTCTCGCCCAGTCCCGGCTGACCGCGATGCGCGACGCCCGGACCGACTCGGCGGCGTTCCGCGCCGCGCTGCACGAACTCACCACCATGTTGGTGTACGAGGCGGCCCGATCCTTCCCGGTGGAGTCCTTCCCGGTGACCACCCCGGTGGCGCCGACCGACGGGACCCGGCTGGCCAACCCGCCGCTGCTGGTGCCGGTGCTGCGCGCCGGGCTCGGGATGGCCGACTCGGCGTTGGCGCTGCTGCCGGAGTCGTCGATGGGCTTCGTCGGGCTGGCCCGCGACGAGGAGACCTACGAGCCCCGGGCCTACCTGGAGTCGCTGCCGGTCGACCTGGCCGGCATCCCGGTGCTGGTGCTCGACCCGATGCTGGCCACCGGCGGCTCGCTGGAGCACTGCTGCCGGCTGCTCGCCGACCGGGGCGCCACCGAGATCACCGTGCTGTGCGTGCTCGCCGCGCCGGCCGGAATCGACCGGCTGGACCGCTCCGGCCTGCCGTTGCGACTGGTGACCGCGTCGATCGACGAACGGCTCAACGAGAAGATGTTCATCGTGCCGGGGCTCGGTGACGCCGGTGACCGCCAGTTCGGCGGGATGCCGCGCTTCTGA
- a CDS encoding recombinase family protein produces MPTRAGSYARQSAAKHKSITEQTEEIRTAAADEGWTIVAEYSDGASASRFARKARDGWPKVLDDIAARRIDVLILWESSRGDRTPETWFAFLSSCRESGVRIHVVTHERTYRLENPRDWRTLAEDGIDSAYESDKTSLRARRGQAGAAAAGRPTPGRTQYGYRRVYDPDTGRLAGQVADPDTAPIVADIVDQVAAGTPISTIADRLNAAAIAAPGGGRWHRVRVRDIASNPAYVGLRRHHGSTTAAAWPPIVSETSWWAAQRILSDPTRRTSRPGRWRHLLSYLMRCDQCEGPPCVARGRYRCEGCGATIVQPATDAFVEAVVLGWLARPDVHERLRSATAISDAEVIEAEAEAARLRGELDGWRRSAIAGRTSPESLAVIEAGLTDRIRAAESRTLAAGLPPELRDLLAPGEDVAARWAAAGIPPQRVVIRTVADVRFAAGRRGGARRFDPWRLGPSRWVGDVDGRTWGDYWREAGLPS; encoded by the coding sequence ATGCCCACCCGCGCAGGTAGCTACGCCCGCCAGTCTGCCGCGAAGCACAAGAGCATCACCGAGCAGACCGAAGAGATCCGGACGGCGGCCGCCGACGAAGGCTGGACCATCGTCGCTGAATACTCCGACGGCGCGAGTGCCAGCCGGTTCGCTCGGAAGGCCCGCGACGGATGGCCGAAGGTCCTCGACGACATCGCCGCTCGGCGGATCGACGTCCTCATTCTCTGGGAGAGCTCACGCGGCGACCGTACGCCGGAGACGTGGTTCGCGTTCCTCAGCTCGTGCCGTGAGTCCGGGGTACGCATCCATGTCGTCACCCACGAGCGGACCTACCGGCTCGAAAACCCCCGCGACTGGCGCACCCTCGCCGAGGACGGCATCGACTCCGCCTACGAGTCGGACAAGACATCGCTGCGGGCACGCCGTGGCCAAGCCGGCGCGGCCGCCGCCGGCCGGCCGACTCCGGGCCGAACGCAGTACGGATACCGGCGCGTCTACGACCCCGACACGGGCAGGCTCGCCGGGCAGGTCGCAGACCCGGACACCGCCCCGATCGTCGCCGACATCGTCGACCAGGTCGCCGCCGGCACCCCAATCTCCACGATCGCCGATCGGCTCAACGCTGCGGCGATCGCGGCCCCGGGCGGCGGCCGGTGGCATCGGGTGCGGGTGCGGGACATCGCGAGCAACCCGGCGTACGTCGGACTCCGCCGGCACCACGGCAGCACCACAGCGGCGGCTTGGCCGCCGATCGTGAGTGAAACGTCGTGGTGGGCTGCACAGCGGATCCTGTCCGACCCGACCCGGCGCACGTCACGGCCGGGCCGGTGGCGGCACCTGCTGTCCTACCTGATGCGCTGCGACCAGTGCGAGGGTCCTCCGTGCGTTGCGCGCGGCCGCTACCGGTGCGAGGGCTGCGGGGCGACCATCGTCCAGCCCGCCACGGACGCGTTCGTGGAGGCGGTGGTGCTGGGTTGGTTGGCCCGGCCGGACGTGCACGAGCGGCTACGGTCGGCGACGGCGATCAGTGATGCCGAGGTGATCGAGGCGGAGGCGGAGGCCGCTCGGCTGCGGGGCGAGCTGGACGGGTGGCGGCGGTCGGCGATCGCCGGCCGGACGTCGCCGGAGAGCTTGGCAGTGATCGAGGCCGGCCTGACTGACCGGATCCGCGCGGCGGAGTCTCGGACCCTGGCGGCGGGTCTGCCGCCGGAGCTGCGTGACCTGCTGGCACCAGGTGAGGATGTGGCTGCCCGGTGGGCTGCGGCGGGGATACCGCCGCAGCGGGTGGTGATCCGGACGGTTGCGGATGTGCGGTTCGCTGCGGGGCGGCGTGGTGGTGCGCGTCGGTTCGATCCGTGGCGGCTGGGTCCGTCGAGGTGGGTCGGCGACGTAGATGGTCGGACGTGGGGCGACTACTGGCGTGAGGCCGGCTTGCCGTCCTGA
- a CDS encoding gamma-glutamylcyclotransferase family protein produces the protein MRHYAAYGSNLDPARMRAYCPHSPMVGTGWLEGWRLTFAGEGVIGWEGAVTTIVESPGDRVFVALYDVHPWDAAQLDEVEGALSGTYRRLTVRAVTLDGAVTAWVYVFDGYEGGLPTAWYLSEIANAAEKAGAPDDYVAELRKRPTRTATA, from the coding sequence GTGCGTCACTACGCCGCGTATGGCTCAAACCTCGACCCTGCTCGGATGCGTGCTTACTGTCCGCATTCGCCGATGGTGGGCACCGGCTGGCTGGAAGGCTGGCGGCTCACCTTCGCCGGTGAGGGGGTGATCGGCTGGGAGGGAGCGGTCACCACCATCGTGGAGTCGCCCGGCGACCGGGTCTTCGTCGCACTCTACGACGTGCACCCGTGGGACGCCGCGCAGCTCGACGAGGTCGAGGGCGCGTTGTCCGGCACCTACCGGCGGCTGACCGTCCGGGCGGTCACCCTGGACGGTGCGGTCACCGCCTGGGTCTACGTCTTCGACGGGTACGAGGGCGGGCTGCCCACCGCCTGGTACCTGTCGGAGATCGCCAATGCCGCCGAGAAGGCCGGCGCGCCGGACGACTACGTCGCCGAGCTACGGAAGCGACCCACCCGTACCGCCACCGCCTGA
- a CDS encoding DUF4349 domain-containing protein, with protein sequence MNNARRGRWRLPGRRGASTGTAALLAALLILTGCSGSDDSGVSSTADMPQRAEPAPEGGAPGDGGLTGGDDAGGEEAAGADAAGGGERGGQVDRPDGTSPVDLAVGNRSIIYSGSITVRVTDVPAKAGEAATIATSVGGFVGRDQRSEYESYGRATLELRVPAEQFDQVVDRLSRLGEEISRELTTQDVTEEVLDLDARITTQQARVRSGRALLAEAETLADLVMLESELAKREADLASLEARKRGLDDLVTLSRITVELVGPDATPPVDDESELGFLAGLGAGWRAFVGSMQVLVTVLGALLPWLIALGVPAFGVFWLIRTKRGRSRPVPAATAPAGGAPAAAAAGGPVPAPRRDDDSTDGNSADGNDADGDRAVGGRIGGDPTAS encoded by the coding sequence ATGAACAACGCAAGACGAGGCCGGTGGCGCCTACCTGGCCGGCGCGGCGCGTCGACCGGTACGGCTGCCCTGCTCGCCGCCCTGCTGATCCTGACCGGCTGCTCGGGGTCGGATGACTCCGGTGTCAGCAGCACCGCCGACATGCCGCAGCGGGCCGAGCCGGCGCCGGAGGGTGGTGCCCCGGGCGACGGCGGGCTGACCGGCGGGGACGACGCGGGCGGCGAGGAGGCGGCCGGTGCGGACGCGGCCGGCGGTGGCGAGCGGGGCGGCCAGGTTGACCGGCCGGACGGGACCTCGCCGGTCGACCTGGCGGTGGGTAACCGGTCGATCATCTACTCCGGGTCGATCACCGTGCGGGTGACCGACGTGCCGGCGAAGGCCGGTGAGGCGGCGACGATCGCCACCTCGGTCGGCGGGTTCGTCGGGCGCGACCAGCGCTCCGAGTACGAGTCGTACGGCCGGGCCACGCTGGAGCTACGGGTGCCGGCGGAGCAGTTCGACCAGGTCGTCGACCGGCTGTCCCGCCTCGGCGAGGAGATCAGCCGGGAGTTGACCACCCAGGACGTCACCGAGGAGGTGCTCGACCTGGACGCCCGGATCACCACCCAGCAGGCCCGGGTGCGCAGCGGGCGGGCCCTGCTGGCCGAGGCGGAGACCCTGGCCGACCTGGTGATGCTGGAGTCGGAGCTGGCCAAACGGGAGGCGGACCTGGCGTCGCTGGAGGCCCGCAAACGTGGCCTGGACGACCTGGTGACACTGTCGCGGATCACCGTCGAGCTGGTCGGCCCGGACGCGACGCCACCGGTCGACGATGAGTCGGAGCTGGGTTTCCTGGCCGGGCTGGGGGCCGGTTGGCGGGCATTCGTCGGATCCATGCAGGTACTGGTCACCGTGCTCGGCGCGCTGCTGCCGTGGCTGATCGCTCTCGGCGTACCCGCGTTCGGGGTGTTCTGGCTGATCCGAACGAAGCGGGGCCGGTCCCGGCCGGTCCCGGCCGCCACCGCGCCGGCCGGCGGCGCACCGGCGGCAGCGGCGGCCGGCGGCCCGGTGCCAGCACCGCGACGTGACGACGACAGCACGGATGGCAACAGCGCGGACGGCAACGACGCGGACGGTGACCGCGCGGTCGGCGGCCGGATCGGCGGCGACCCGACGGCCAGCTGA
- a CDS encoding helix-turn-helix domain-containing protein: protein MTNRLTEFGHHVELARGQMGLSGRKAAARAGISEGRWRQIVTGHGGKDLPPAKTAAAMLAAVDLDPATDLPRWYGADDVSRALRLLAADHPDTAADTSLRDRVARIRALDIDPQTRMELLDALLDAHEQLHGDQDGKPASRQ, encoded by the coding sequence ATGACCAACCGGCTCACCGAGTTCGGCCATCACGTCGAACTGGCGCGCGGCCAAATGGGCCTATCCGGCCGCAAAGCCGCCGCACGGGCAGGCATCAGTGAAGGACGCTGGAGACAGATCGTCACCGGCCACGGCGGCAAAGACTTACCACCCGCCAAGACGGCGGCCGCCATGCTCGCCGCCGTCGACCTCGACCCCGCCACCGACCTACCCCGCTGGTACGGAGCCGACGACGTCAGCCGCGCGCTCCGGCTCCTCGCCGCCGACCACCCCGATACAGCAGCCGACACCAGCCTCCGCGACCGGGTCGCCCGCATCCGAGCCCTCGACATCGACCCGCAGACGCGAATGGAACTCCTCGACGCGCTACTCGACGCGCACGAACAGCTCCACGGCGATCAGGACGGCAAGCCGGCCTCACGCCAGTAG
- a CDS encoding serine/threonine-protein kinase yields the protein MTQIPTWSGGPVSSTSARAAPGTTIGGRYSLRAAVGHGGMGTVWRATDTLLRRDVAVKEVVLPPGLAPSDRDAMYERTLREARAAAALQHPAVVQVYDVVTEGGRPWIVMELLDARSLADMVIEDGPVAQRAVAKIGIALLGALEVAHAIGVLHRDVKPANVLICTDGRCVLTDFGVARMPTDVQLTTPGMVLGSPHFISPERAMGQDFGPPSDLFSLGVTLYTAVEGRPPFDKGDPIETMHAVVEDPPAVPVRSGPLTEVLFGLLEKDPARRFDVPTARSMLRELLAGPLASKAPANLVTDPYAVVSVQRPPSWQQQARPAPPAQPQPSGKIGGRAMIGPDESLTDRLAELRKAGRQMPSAAQWSAAGLDNANPTSPAAGATAAMPISQAGVPGPRGQQPGRHGQGQQSGHGQQGGQGQQNSQGDALLSPTGAMPAPSWSDGQPGWDQPAAGRPAPGGATTAGAMLDKAIAGLRQGTGSAVEKVKSWDRKVQIGAAAGATLLILLISTVLFNSGSGDPQQPTLTAPQITEEPAPAIPTKTVNERGVTVDVPENWEKASGGLYTDFTDPDDAGRKVRIVVEPFGSSVQRWAEVAENGLKRPESQSCARPYAQLDMATDIELAGRQAAQFEYTCGDGDNKRHGVWRAVVANGKAYSFFLTTPDARFEESLPVFEEMVRTFQLAEAG from the coding sequence GTGACTCAGATTCCGACGTGGAGTGGCGGACCAGTCAGCTCTACCAGCGCACGGGCGGCACCCGGCACCACCATCGGTGGCCGGTACTCGCTGCGTGCCGCGGTCGGGCACGGTGGCATGGGCACCGTCTGGCGCGCCACCGACACCCTGCTCCGACGCGACGTGGCGGTCAAGGAGGTCGTCCTCCCCCCAGGGCTGGCCCCCAGCGACCGCGACGCGATGTACGAACGCACCCTGCGGGAGGCCCGCGCGGCGGCCGCATTGCAACACCCCGCCGTGGTCCAGGTCTACGACGTGGTCACCGAGGGTGGCCGACCGTGGATCGTGATGGAGCTGCTGGACGCCCGCAGCCTCGCCGACATGGTCATCGAGGACGGCCCGGTCGCCCAGCGCGCGGTCGCCAAGATCGGCATCGCGCTGCTCGGCGCGTTGGAGGTCGCTCACGCCATCGGCGTGCTGCACCGCGACGTCAAGCCGGCCAACGTGCTGATCTGCACCGACGGTCGCTGCGTACTCACCGATTTCGGTGTCGCCCGGATGCCCACCGACGTCCAGCTCACCACGCCCGGGATGGTGCTCGGCTCGCCGCACTTCATCTCCCCCGAGCGGGCCATGGGTCAGGACTTCGGGCCGCCGAGCGATCTGTTCTCCCTCGGCGTCACGCTCTACACCGCCGTCGAGGGGCGCCCGCCCTTCGACAAGGGCGACCCGATCGAGACCATGCACGCCGTCGTCGAGGACCCGCCCGCCGTCCCGGTGCGCTCCGGCCCGCTCACCGAGGTGCTCTTCGGCCTGCTGGAGAAGGACCCGGCGCGACGCTTCGACGTACCGACCGCCCGGAGCATGCTGCGCGAACTGCTCGCCGGGCCGCTGGCCAGCAAGGCCCCGGCCAACCTGGTCACCGACCCGTACGCGGTGGTCTCGGTGCAGCGACCGCCCAGTTGGCAGCAGCAGGCCCGACCGGCGCCACCGGCGCAGCCCCAGCCGAGTGGCAAGATCGGTGGCCGGGCGATGATCGGCCCGGACGAGTCGCTCACCGACCGCCTCGCCGAGCTGCGCAAGGCCGGCCGGCAGATGCCGAGCGCGGCGCAGTGGTCCGCCGCCGGGCTGGACAACGCCAACCCGACCTCGCCGGCGGCCGGAGCGACCGCCGCGATGCCGATCAGCCAGGCCGGCGTACCCGGTCCGCGTGGGCAGCAGCCGGGCCGGCACGGCCAAGGCCAGCAGAGCGGTCACGGCCAGCAAGGCGGCCAGGGCCAGCAGAACAGTCAGGGCGACGCGCTGCTCAGCCCGACCGGGGCGATGCCGGCGCCGAGCTGGAGCGACGGGCAGCCGGGCTGGGATCAACCGGCGGCCGGTCGGCCGGCACCGGGAGGTGCCACCACCGCCGGGGCGATGCTGGACAAGGCGATCGCCGGGCTCCGGCAGGGCACCGGCAGCGCCGTCGAGAAGGTGAAGAGCTGGGACCGGAAGGTGCAGATCGGCGCGGCGGCCGGTGCCACCCTGCTGATCCTGCTGATCTCCACCGTGCTGTTCAACAGCGGCTCCGGCGATCCCCAGCAGCCGACGCTGACCGCGCCGCAGATCACCGAGGAGCCCGCGCCGGCCATCCCGACGAAGACCGTCAACGAGCGCGGCGTCACCGTCGACGTGCCGGAAAACTGGGAGAAGGCCAGTGGCGGGCTGTACACCGACTTCACCGACCCGGACGACGCGGGCCGGAAGGTCCGCATCGTGGTCGAGCCGTTCGGTTCGTCGGTGCAGCGCTGGGCCGAGGTCGCCGAGAACGGCCTGAAGCGGCCGGAATCACAGTCCTGCGCCCGGCCGTACGCCCAGCTCGACATGGCCACCGACATCGAGCTGGCCGGTCGGCAGGCTGCCCAGTTCGAGTACACCTGCGGTGACGGCGACAACAAGCGGCACGGCGTGTGGCGGGCGGTCGTGGCCAACGGCAAGGCGTACTCGTTCTTCCTCACCACCCCGGACGCGCGGTTCGAGGAGAGCCTGCCGGTCTTCGAGGAGATGGTCCGGACCTTCCAGCTCGCCGAGGCCGGCTGA
- a CDS encoding helix-turn-helix transcriptional regulator, whose amino-acid sequence MTATHPTRSRGRLPRDHSPEALRRHRVASGLSRPALAKAAGISPSHLAELENNTRNAGPRTLVALAEALGVPASDLMPPARS is encoded by the coding sequence ATGACAGCTACGCACCCGACACGCTCACGGGGTCGCCTGCCCCGCGACCACAGCCCGGAGGCCCTCCGGCGGCACCGGGTCGCGTCCGGGCTGTCCCGCCCTGCTCTTGCCAAGGCTGCCGGCATCTCGCCGAGCCACCTGGCCGAGCTGGAGAACAACACCCGCAACGCCGGCCCGCGCACCCTCGTCGCGCTCGCGGAAGCCCTCGGCGTGCCCGCCAGCGACCTGATGCCGCCGGCCCGGTCATGA
- a CDS encoding 8-oxo-dGTP diphosphatase, translated as MQAIIATLGYVLSPDGRQVLMLRRDTRPDDIHYGYYNGLGGKLEPGEDVIAGMRREIREESGLECGRVELAGTISWPGFGRHSENWFGFLFRVPTWSGEPRPDCPEGTLVWTDLADVLAGRVPMWPSDRHFLPLVFAEQPTVFHGVMPFTDGVATSWSWTAAS; from the coding sequence GTGCAGGCGATCATCGCGACCCTCGGCTACGTACTCTCCCCCGACGGACGTCAGGTGCTGATGCTGCGCCGCGACACCCGGCCGGACGACATCCACTACGGCTACTACAACGGGTTGGGCGGCAAGCTGGAGCCGGGCGAGGACGTCATCGCCGGCATGCGCCGGGAGATCAGGGAGGAGTCCGGGTTGGAGTGCGGGCGGGTGGAGCTGGCCGGGACCATCTCCTGGCCAGGCTTCGGCCGGCACAGCGAGAACTGGTTCGGATTCCTGTTCCGGGTGCCGACCTGGTCCGGCGAGCCCCGGCCGGACTGCCCGGAAGGCACCCTGGTCTGGACCGACCTGGCCGACGTCCTCGCCGGCCGGGTGCCGATGTGGCCCAGCGACCGGCACTTCCTGCCGCTGGTCTTCGCCGAGCAGCCGACCGTCTTCCACGGCGTGATGCCGTTCACCGACGGCGTGGCGACCAGCTGGAGCTGGACCGCCGCCAGCTGA
- a CDS encoding amidohydrolase, with amino-acid sequence MTSALTLPTGSEMASSWPDPLPGAHPLPAGLDQLLDVRGRQLTAIRRHLHAHPELSGHEFETAAFIANQLTRMGLTARLLPKGNGVICDIDAGPADGPVVALRADIDALPLADVKDVPYRSTVPGVCHACGHDVHTTVLLGVAMLLAQLADRGELRQRVRLIFQPAEEILPCGSLEVIAAGGLEDVTQIFALHCDPNLPVGRVGLRVGPITAAADNISVRLTGPGGHTARPHLTVDLVNALGRLVTEVPALVNRRVPANAGLLLVFGQASAGTQYNVIPNEASAAGTLRVLDRPTWDAAPDIVTQIIREVVAPTGATVDIEYLRGRPPVINDAAAIGALTAATAAALGPAAVADTPQSMGGEDFSWYLEYVPGALARLGVGRAEAGSDLHRASFDVDERAIAVGVRLLVHTVLQLAEAG; translated from the coding sequence GTGACGAGTGCGTTGACGTTGCCCACCGGCAGCGAGATGGCGTCGTCCTGGCCCGATCCACTGCCAGGTGCCCACCCCCTGCCGGCCGGGCTGGACCAGTTGCTCGATGTCCGCGGGCGGCAGTTGACCGCGATCCGGCGGCACCTGCACGCCCACCCGGAGCTGTCCGGCCACGAGTTCGAGACCGCCGCGTTCATCGCCAACCAGCTCACCAGGATGGGGCTCACCGCCCGGCTGTTGCCCAAGGGCAACGGCGTCATCTGCGACATCGACGCCGGCCCCGCCGACGGCCCGGTGGTCGCGCTGCGCGCCGACATCGACGCGCTGCCGCTGGCCGACGTCAAGGACGTGCCGTACCGGTCGACCGTGCCGGGCGTCTGCCACGCCTGCGGGCACGACGTGCACACGACTGTACTGCTCGGCGTGGCGATGCTGCTCGCCCAGCTCGCCGACCGCGGCGAACTGCGCCAGCGGGTCCGGCTGATCTTCCAACCGGCGGAGGAGATCCTGCCCTGCGGCTCGCTGGAGGTCATCGCGGCCGGCGGGCTCGAGGACGTCACCCAGATCTTCGCGCTGCACTGCGATCCGAACCTGCCGGTCGGCCGGGTCGGGCTGCGGGTCGGCCCGATCACCGCGGCGGCGGACAACATCAGCGTGCGGCTGACCGGGCCGGGCGGTCACACCGCCCGCCCGCACCTGACCGTCGACCTGGTCAACGCCCTGGGCCGGCTGGTCACCGAGGTGCCCGCGCTGGTCAACCGGCGGGTGCCGGCCAACGCCGGCCTGCTGCTGGTCTTCGGCCAGGCGTCCGCCGGCACCCAGTACAACGTGATCCCCAACGAGGCGAGCGCCGCCGGCACCCTGCGGGTGCTCGACCGGCCGACCTGGGACGCCGCACCGGACATCGTCACCCAGATCATCCGGGAAGTGGTCGCCCCGACCGGCGCGACGGTCGACATCGAGTACCTGCGCGGTCGACCACCGGTGATCAACGATGCCGCCGCGATCGGCGCGCTCACCGCCGCCACCGCAGCGGCCCTCGGCCCCGCCGCCGTCGCCGACACCCCGCAGAGCATGGGCGGCGAGGACTTCTCCTGGTACCTGGAGTACGTGCCGGGTGCCCTGGCCCGCCTCGGCGTCGGCCGCGCCGAGGCCGGCAGCGACCTGCACCGCGCCTCGTTCGACGTGGACGAGCGGGCGATCGCCGTCGGCGTCCGCCTGCTCGTCCACACCGTGCTGCAGCTGGCCGAGGCCGGCTGA
- a CDS encoding MBL fold metallo-hydrolase, whose translation MRLTKFGHSCVRVEHDGAVLVIDPGAFSEPAALDGVDAVLVTHEHFDHLDVGQLTDALARRPSVTIHTHPSVVSKLGDLGEVATAVESGERFEAAGIPVRAYGGWHAEIHPDLPRVPNLGFLIADSVYHPGDSFDVPTDAEVDTLFVPVSAPWLKLSEAVEFVRAVAPRRALALHDGLLNDAGHKVTDGNMTKLAGCDYARLPAGTSVR comes from the coding sequence GTGCGACTGACCAAGTTCGGGCATTCCTGCGTACGGGTGGAACACGACGGCGCGGTACTGGTGATCGACCCGGGCGCGTTCAGCGAGCCGGCCGCGCTCGACGGCGTAGACGCGGTCCTCGTCACCCACGAGCACTTCGACCACCTCGACGTCGGCCAGTTGACCGACGCGCTCGCCCGACGACCCTCGGTGACCATCCACACTCATCCCTCGGTGGTGTCCAAGCTGGGCGATCTCGGCGAGGTGGCGACCGCCGTCGAGTCCGGGGAGCGCTTCGAGGCCGCCGGCATCCCGGTCCGGGCGTACGGGGGATGGCACGCCGAGATCCACCCCGACCTGCCCCGGGTGCCCAACCTCGGCTTCCTGATCGCCGACTCGGTCTACCATCCGGGTGACTCGTTCGACGTGCCGACCGACGCCGAGGTGGACACCCTGTTCGTGCCGGTCTCCGCGCCCTGGCTGAAGCTCTCCGAGGCGGTCGAGTTCGTCCGCGCGGTGGCCCCGCGCCGGGCGCTCGCCCTGCACGACGGGCTGCTCAACGACGCCGGGCACAAGGTCACCGACGGCAACATGACCAAGCTGGCCGGCTGCGACTACGCCCGGCTGCCGGCCGGCACCTCGGTACGCTGA
- a CDS encoding phospho-sugar mutase codes for MPIDQPAAAGDPATLPARVAAWLGDEPDPAARAELLTLLDQLPGSADELADRFAGPLTFGTAGLRGPLRAGPNGMNLQVVTRAAAGLVSWLAEQGGTGPVVIGYDARHGSRAFAVRTAEVVTGAGRDAYLLPRPLPTPVLAYAIRALDAVAGVMVTASHNPPQDNGYKVYLGAQLGGPAGAGAQIAPPADQQIEAAIRAVGKLVDVPLGGPGKTLDDEIVAGYLRTAVAVVDPATPRALTVAYTPLHGVGGAVLREAFVGAGFPAPLVVAEQAEPDPQFPTVAFPNPEEPGAMDRVVALARAQGADLAIANDPDADRCAVAVPHGDDGWRMLRGDELGVLLADQLIRRGRHGRYATTIVSSSLLGALCAARGEPYAETLTGFKWIVRAGSDHADTAEVPLVYGYEEALGYCVAPDQVRDKDGITAALLLAELAAELKAAGQGLTDRLDELAAEFGVYQTDQLAVRVDELSEIAAATAYLRANLPTTLLGEPVTATQDLLPDADVVILRTGTARVVVRPSGTEPKLKAYLEVVQPVRDGDPAAARERADRALARLRTETSAALNIK; via the coding sequence ATGCCCATCGACCAGCCGGCGGCAGCCGGCGACCCGGCGACGTTGCCGGCGCGGGTGGCGGCCTGGCTCGGCGACGAGCCGGACCCGGCCGCCCGCGCCGAGCTGCTGACGCTGCTGGACCAGCTGCCGGGCAGCGCCGACGAGCTGGCCGACCGGTTCGCCGGGCCGTTGACGTTCGGCACCGCCGGGCTGCGCGGCCCGCTGCGGGCCGGCCCGAACGGCATGAACCTGCAGGTCGTCACCAGGGCCGCCGCCGGGCTGGTGAGCTGGTTGGCCGAGCAGGGCGGCACCGGGCCGGTGGTGATCGGCTACGACGCCCGGCACGGGTCACGGGCCTTCGCGGTGCGCACCGCCGAGGTGGTCACCGGCGCCGGGCGGGACGCCTACCTGCTGCCCCGCCCGCTGCCCACCCCGGTGCTGGCGTACGCGATCCGCGCCCTCGACGCGGTGGCGGGAGTGATGGTCACCGCCAGCCACAACCCACCGCAGGACAACGGCTACAAGGTCTATCTCGGCGCTCAGCTCGGCGGACCGGCCGGTGCCGGCGCGCAGATCGCGCCGCCGGCCGACCAACAGATCGAGGCGGCGATCCGGGCGGTCGGAAAGCTGGTCGACGTGCCGCTCGGCGGCCCCGGCAAGACGCTGGACGACGAGATCGTCGCCGGCTACCTACGGACCGCCGTGGCGGTGGTGGACCCGGCCACCCCCCGGGCGCTGACCGTGGCGTACACGCCGCTGCACGGCGTCGGTGGGGCGGTGCTGCGGGAGGCGTTCGTCGGTGCCGGATTCCCGGCACCGCTGGTCGTCGCCGAGCAGGCCGAGCCGGATCCGCAGTTCCCGACCGTGGCGTTTCCCAACCCGGAGGAGCCGGGCGCGATGGACCGGGTCGTCGCGCTGGCCCGGGCACAAGGAGCCGACCTGGCGATCGCCAACGACCCGGACGCCGACCGGTGCGCGGTCGCGGTGCCGCACGGCGACGACGGGTGGCGGATGCTGCGCGGCGACGAGCTGGGGGTGCTGCTCGCCGATCAGCTGATCCGGCGGGGCCGGCACGGCCGCTACGCCACCACCATCGTCTCGTCGTCGCTGCTCGGTGCACTGTGCGCGGCGCGCGGCGAGCCGTACGCCGAGACCCTCACCGGCTTCAAGTGGATCGTCCGGGCCGGCAGCGACCACGCGGACACCGCCGAGGTGCCGCTGGTCTACGGCTACGAGGAGGCGCTCGGCTACTGCGTGGCGCCCGACCAGGTACGCGACAAGGACGGCATCACCGCCGCGCTGCTCCTCGCCGAGCTGGCGGCCGAGCTCAAGGCGGCCGGTCAGGGCCTGACCGACCGGCTCGACGAACTGGCCGCCGAGTTCGGGGTGTACCAGACCGACCAGCTTGCGGTGCGGGTCGACGAGCTGAGTGAGATTGCCGCCGCGACGGCGTACCTGCGGGCGAACCTGCCGACGACGCTGCTCGGCGAGCCGGTCACCGCGACGCAGGATCTGCTGCCCGACGCCGACGTGGTGATCCTGCGTACCGGCACCGCCCGGGTCGTGGTCCGTCCTTCCGGTACGGAGCCGAAGCTCAAGGCGTACCTGGAGGTGGTCCAGCCGGTACGCGACGGCGACCCGGCCGCGGCCCGCGAACGGGCTGACCGGGCGTTGGCACGGCTGCGGACGGAGACATCGGCCGCCCTGAACATCAAATGA